Proteins encoded in a region of the Vicia villosa cultivar HV-30 ecotype Madison, WI linkage group LG5, Vvil1.0, whole genome shotgun sequence genome:
- the LOC131602946 gene encoding uncharacterized protein LOC131602946, which translates to MAAQPAGAAKSITPKRRKMAAPAAAKSPKKPRITEKAATCSCLPDELWEKIFKSLNCNHQFLSVVSKQFLSITNCLRSSLTITDETIPYLPRLFHRFPNLTSVDLTRLSQARDLGAILTQISTFSFDLRSLSCNSFAANGFLALSKTMKNLTSFSFTPLFPSTRRMGNIKKNDFLFIFHCFPLLDNLTLTFYPDEPSDQILKFELFRSRIDGSFSWKYEITIL; encoded by the coding sequence ATGGCGGCACAACCAGCAGGTGCAGCCAAATCCATTAcaccaaaaagaagaaaaatggcgGCACCAGCAGCAGCAAAAAGCCCTAAGAAACCAAGAATAACAGAAAAAGCTGCAACATGTTCATGTTTACCGGATGAATTATGGGAAAAAATCTTCAAATCTCTCAACTGCAACCACCAGTTTCTCTCCGTCGTCTCCAAACAGTTTCTCTCTATCACCAACTGTCTCCGATCCTCTCTCACAATCACCGATGAAACCATCCCTTACCTTCCTCGACTCTTTCACCGGTTTCCTAACCTCACATCCGTAGACCTCACTCGCTTATCCCAAGCACGTGACCTCGGCGCCATTCTTACACAAATCTCCACCTTCTCCTTCGATCTGCGTTCATTGTCATGCAACAGCTTCGCTGCAAATGGATTTCTAGCTTTGTCCAAAACGATGAAAAATTTGACCTCTTTCTCGTTTACTCCTTTGTTTCCGTCCACTCGAAGAATGGGTAATATCAAGAAGAATGactttttattcatttttcattGTTTCCCTTTACTTGATAATCTCACTCTCACTTTTTATCCCGATGAACCTAGTGATCAAATCCTAAAGTTTGAGTTGTTTCGGTCACGAATTGATGGCAGTTTTTCATGGAAATATGAAATAACAATTTTATGA